A stretch of Bos indicus x Bos taurus breed Angus x Brahman F1 hybrid chromosome 17, Bos_hybrid_MaternalHap_v2.0, whole genome shotgun sequence DNA encodes these proteins:
- the SRSF9 gene encoding serine/arginine-rich splicing factor 9 — protein sequence MSGWADERGGEGDGRIYVGNLPSDVREKDLEDLFYKYGRISEIELKNRHGLVPFAFVRFEDPRDAEDAIYGRNGYDYGQCRLRVEFPRTYGGRGGWPRGGRSGPPTRRSDFRVLVSGLPPSGSWQDLKDHMREAGDVCYADVQKDGMGMVEYLRKEDMEYALRKLDETKFRSHEGETSYIRVYPERSTSYGYSRSRSGSRGRDSPYQSRGSPHYFSPFRPY from the exons ATGTCGGGCTGGGCGGACGAGCGCGGCGGCGAGGGCGACGGGCGCATCTACGTGGGGAACCTTCCGAGCGACGTGCGCGAGAAGGATCTGGAGGACCTGTTCTACAAGTACGGCCGCATCAGCGAGATCGAGCTCAAGAATCGGCACGGCCTCGTGCCCTTCGCCTTCGTGCGCTTCGAGGACCCCCG AGATGCTGAGGATGCAATTTATGGAAGGAACGGTTATGATTATGGCCAGTGTCGGCTTCGTGTGGAGTTCCCCAGGACTTACGGAGGTCGGGGTGGGTGGCCCCGCGGTGGGAGGAGTGGGCCTCCTACAAGAAGATCTGATTTCCGAGTTCTTGTTTCAG GACTTCCTCCATCAGGCAGCTGGCAGGACCTGAAGGATCACATGCGAGAAGCTGGGGACGTCTGTTACGCAGATGTGCAGAAAGATGGAATGGGGATGGTTGAGTATCTCAGAAAAGAAGACATGGAATATGCCCTGCGTAAACTGGATGAAACCAAATTCCGCTCTCATGAG gGTGAAACATCCTACATCCGAGTTTATCCAGAGAGAAGCACCAGCTATGGCTATTCACGGTCTCGGTCTGGGTCGAGGGGCCGTGACTCTCCATACCAAAGCAGGGGTTCCCCACACTACTTCTCTCCTTTCAGACCCTACTGA